A single genomic interval of Lentimicrobium sp. L6 harbors:
- a CDS encoding Rne/Rng family ribonuclease → MNRELVINSGPNEVEIALLEENQLVELHKDKTNSSFSVGDIYLGRVRKIMPGLNAAFVDVGYERDAFLHYLDLGPQVLTYNKYIRTLMNGTGGTDVYQSIKLEKDIQKTGKINTVLKQNQSVLIQIAKEPISSKGPRISTEISFAGRYMVLLPFSDKISISQKIKSAEERKRLKRLITSIRPPNFGVIVRTMAENRMVAELDTDLRNLVKKWENVYQKLDHKSKPPMKVVSELNRTSTILRDLLNESFNSIKINEPTIAEEIKSFVERIAPGKSNIVNLIKGKAIFEQTGVDKQIKSSFGKIVTIKSGIYLIIEHTEAMHVIDVNSGHRVNKDKSQEDNALQTNIESASEIARQLRLRDMGGIIVIDFIDMNQAANRRALYAHMKEEMAKDRAKHTILPPSKFGLVQITRQRVRPEMNIEIQEQCPVCSGSGEVTPSVLLTDDIQNNLAYLINEQNEKSLKIVVHPFLYAYIRSKFRHVQRKWYRELKSWIKVEEDSSYHQLEYHIFNKIDEEIKL, encoded by the coding sequence ATGAATAGAGAACTAGTTATAAACTCTGGCCCCAACGAGGTAGAGATCGCCCTTTTGGAAGAAAACCAACTTGTTGAGCTGCATAAAGATAAAACCAATAGTAGTTTTTCTGTTGGAGATATCTATTTGGGTCGCGTCAGAAAAATCATGCCCGGTTTAAACGCCGCTTTTGTGGATGTGGGTTATGAACGCGATGCCTTTCTACATTATCTTGACCTTGGTCCCCAAGTACTTACATATAATAAATATATTCGAACTTTAATGAATGGAACTGGTGGCACAGATGTCTACCAGAGCATTAAACTCGAAAAAGACATTCAGAAAACAGGAAAAATCAATACAGTATTAAAACAAAACCAAAGTGTTTTAATACAAATTGCTAAAGAACCTATTTCTTCTAAAGGACCAAGAATTTCTACCGAGATATCATTTGCAGGTCGATATATGGTATTATTACCATTTTCCGACAAAATCAGCATCTCTCAAAAGATAAAAAGCGCAGAGGAAAGAAAAAGACTTAAACGATTAATCACAAGTATACGTCCTCCAAATTTTGGTGTGATAGTGCGTACCATGGCAGAAAACCGTATGGTAGCAGAGCTCGATACCGACCTCCGGAACCTGGTTAAAAAATGGGAAAACGTATATCAGAAACTAGATCATAAGTCGAAACCACCAATGAAAGTGGTTAGTGAGTTGAACAGAACATCAACTATATTAAGAGATTTGCTCAACGAATCTTTCAACAGCATTAAAATCAATGAGCCTACCATAGCTGAAGAAATTAAATCTTTTGTTGAAAGAATTGCTCCGGGAAAATCAAATATAGTCAACCTGATTAAAGGAAAAGCCATATTTGAGCAAACAGGAGTAGACAAGCAAATCAAATCTTCCTTCGGTAAAATTGTGACTATTAAAAGTGGAATTTATCTTATCATTGAACATACAGAAGCTATGCACGTTATTGATGTGAATAGTGGACATCGTGTGAATAAAGATAAATCTCAAGAAGATAATGCCCTCCAAACTAATATTGAGTCGGCTAGCGAAATTGCTCGACAATTGCGACTTAGAGATATGGGAGGAATCATAGTGATCGATTTTATCGATATGAACCAAGCAGCCAATAGAAGGGCATTATATGCTCATATGAAAGAAGAAATGGCAAAAGATCGTGCTAAGCACACCATCTTACCTCCTTCTAAATTTGGTTTGGTACAAATAACTCGTCAACGTGTACGCCCGGAAATGAATATTGAAATTCAGGAACAATGTCCGGTATGTAGTGGTTCTGGCGAGGTTACGCCAAGTGTTTTATTGACCGATGATATTCAAAACAATTTGGCTTATCTTATCAATGAGCAAAATGAAAAATCATTAAAAATTGTTGTTCATCCATTTTTGTATGCTTATATCAGAAGCAAATTCCGTCATGTACAAAGAAAATGGTATAGGGAATTAAAAAGCTGGATAAAAGTAGAAGAAGACAGCTCTTACCATCAATTAGAGTATCATATCTTCAATAAAATAGATGAGGAAATCAAGCTTTAA
- a CDS encoding DUF47 domain-containing protein encodes MLFKTAKSIILRIDEFIDTIEQSILVFRSGVNDYIIKDEHNFQYNFDKLDKLEARADKLRRSIENELILKSLLPAHHVEILQLIDKMDDVADIAKENLGQFDAEIPMIPSELNNDLLRLTETSVKAAEMVIPACRAIFIDPNHVKDKLNKVYYYEKETDKLAIEFKRKVFRDVEGLKLSEKFHLRYFSLHIENISDKAEEIADLLTSMAIKFRI; translated from the coding sequence ATGTTATTCAAAACTGCCAAATCTATTATTCTTAGAATTGATGAATTTATCGATACTATTGAACAAAGTATTCTCGTTTTCCGATCTGGAGTAAATGATTATATCATTAAAGATGAGCATAATTTCCAATATAATTTTGATAAGCTAGACAAGCTAGAAGCACGAGCGGATAAATTACGCAGATCCATAGAAAATGAATTGATATTAAAGTCTTTATTGCCTGCGCATCATGTAGAGATTTTGCAACTCATTGATAAAATGGATGATGTAGCAGATATTGCCAAGGAAAACCTGGGTCAATTCGATGCTGAAATCCCTATGATTCCCAGTGAGTTGAATAACGATTTATTACGATTAACAGAAACCAGTGTGAAAGCTGCAGAAATGGTGATTCCGGCTTGTAGAGCCATCTTTATAGATCCTAATCATGTGAAGGACAAGCTCAATAAAGTTTATTATTATGAGAAAGAAACGGATAAACTGGCTATTGAGTTCAAAAGGAAAGTATTTAGAGATGTGGAAGGATTAAAGCTTTCTGAAAAATTCCATTTGCGATATTTTAGTTTACATATCGAAAACATCTCTGATAAGGCAGAAGAGATAGCAGATTTATTAACCTCTATGGCCATTAAATTCAGGATATAA
- a CDS encoding inorganic phosphate transporter, with protein sequence MILFFLSSGLFLGWSLGANDAANVFGSAVGSKMVNFRKAAIVASVFVILGAVIQGAGASHTLGKLGSVSALAGAFTVALSAAITVFAMTKWKVPVSTSQAIVGAIIGWNFYTGNPTDYHSLTKIVTTWVAGPILGGVFAVIIYYLLSSWLNRAKLHMVKLDAYLRFGLLAVGAFGSYALGANNIANVMGVFVPSINLDPIDFGLFVLSGAQQLFFVGGLAIAFGIITYSRRVMETVGNDLMELSPVSALVVVFSHSMVLFVFSSQGLSNFMQSIGLPAIPLVPVSSSQAIVGAIIGLGLLKGGRNVNWKTLGSISIGWITTPIIAGLLAFLSLFFVNNVFRLEVENKENISIVKEHTQVSSIPNDSIKSSSKIIQNKHDLKPVIIEKESPSIFFYVTPTVLFLILIIMVIVFLLRRKLLIKKHLEEMEEQKTIIKSLQKQVESFQQKTDVVSKEMESDIKYKKKQMMTLALNIIQKNDFIQNLRTKVLKLKSSATNVATQKGLQKLSMVINEHLYLDKDRKTFQLYVEDLHLDFYQKLDENYSSLTSNEKRLCALLRLELSSKEIASILNISPKSVEMNRYRLRKKMQISASENLTEIIMKI encoded by the coding sequence ATGATACTATTCTTTTTATCGAGTGGATTGTTTTTGGGTTGGTCATTAGGAGCCAATGATGCGGCCAACGTATTTGGTTCTGCTGTGGGCAGTAAAATGGTGAACTTTAGAAAAGCAGCCATAGTTGCCAGTGTATTTGTGATACTTGGTGCTGTTATTCAAGGAGCAGGAGCATCGCATACATTAGGTAAACTCGGAAGTGTGAGTGCTTTGGCTGGAGCTTTTACCGTAGCGCTTTCTGCTGCGATTACGGTTTTTGCCATGACCAAATGGAAAGTTCCAGTATCCACATCACAAGCCATTGTTGGCGCCATTATCGGATGGAATTTTTATACTGGAAACCCCACCGATTATCATTCTCTAACAAAAATTGTAACCACGTGGGTAGCAGGACCTATATTGGGTGGTGTTTTTGCGGTTATTATTTATTATTTATTATCCTCCTGGTTAAATAGAGCAAAACTGCATATGGTCAAGCTCGATGCTTATTTACGTTTTGGTTTATTGGCCGTTGGGGCCTTTGGTTCCTATGCATTGGGCGCCAATAATATTGCCAATGTGATGGGTGTTTTTGTTCCTTCGATAAATCTAGATCCTATCGATTTTGGCCTTTTTGTTTTATCTGGAGCGCAGCAATTATTTTTCGTGGGTGGTTTGGCCATTGCTTTTGGTATTATTACTTATAGCAGACGAGTAATGGAAACCGTGGGTAACGATTTAATGGAATTGAGCCCCGTTTCAGCCTTAGTTGTTGTGTTTTCTCATTCCATGGTTCTCTTTGTATTTAGTTCTCAAGGCCTTTCTAATTTTATGCAATCTATAGGTCTTCCTGCTATTCCATTGGTTCCGGTTTCTAGTTCTCAAGCTATAGTGGGCGCAATTATTGGTCTGGGTCTTTTAAAAGGAGGACGTAATGTAAATTGGAAAACCTTAGGAAGTATTTCTATAGGTTGGATTACCACTCCTATTATTGCTGGATTATTGGCATTCCTATCTTTATTTTTCGTGAATAATGTATTTCGTTTAGAAGTGGAAAATAAAGAAAATATCAGCATCGTAAAAGAACATACTCAAGTCTCTAGTATACCAAATGATTCAATAAAATCATCCTCCAAAATTATACAAAATAAACATGATTTAAAACCAGTAATCATTGAAAAAGAGTCTCCTTCTATTTTCTTCTATGTGACACCTACAGTATTATTTTTAATTCTTATTATTATGGTGATAGTCTTTCTGTTAAGAAGAAAACTACTCATTAAAAAGCATTTAGAAGAAATGGAGGAGCAGAAAACTATTATTAAAAGTTTGCAAAAGCAAGTGGAATCTTTTCAACAAAAAACTGATGTGGTGAGTAAGGAAATGGAGAGCGACATTAAATATAAAAAGAAACAAATGATGACTTTAGCTCTTAATATTATTCAGAAAAACGATTTCATACAAAACTTAAGAACAAAAGTGCTCAAGCTTAAGTCTTCTGCTACTAATGTAGCAACACAAAAAGGCTTGCAAAAATTATCTATGGTCATCAACGAGCATCTATACCTGGATAAAGATAGAAAAACCTTCCAGTTATATGTAGAAGATTTGCATCTTGATTTCTATCAAAAGCTCGATGAAAATTATAGCAGTCTTACCAGTAATGAGAAAAGACTTTGTGCATTATTACGCTTAGAATTGTCTTCAAAAGAGATCGCTTCTATTTTAAATATTTCACCAAAAAGTGTGGAGATGAATAGATATAGATTACGCAAGAAAATGCAAATTTCTGCTAGCGAAAACCTAACAGAAATCATTATGAAAATATAA
- a CDS encoding porin → MKKLKLQSLIVLLLMALILPLSGMAQTRTIKGTVYDEDGKPLSDVKVRIRGASKVAVVTDANGFYTLEVDEFTSEILYFDKEDYDRREIDVKGEDVLNVKLYSDVRYNAYGAKVDREPATVEFRNGILNFETADQNFKLWFDNRVYVDFAYFPTKDVYNPIGNGVNIRRARFAMKTRVHKNWYGEIDLDFAGSAIEMKDMIVGYYFMKDGKDYAHIRVGHYKENFSMETTTTSRYVTFIERSLVSKMAPSRHIGASYTQWGKKWLFIGGLYFQAQGENEEVIWSQDKNKAAGLDEGYSATFRGVVTPLNDNEKVLHIGAAYSYRTPKTSAEVYKGYRYSTRSFTSINRKKYLDTDDIANVETQQLYGIELAGAYKNFFFQSEYIGTQLNGTELNKEVGVEKGYIDGAYAQVGWLIFGGKYNYNTKEGEFTQITRGKDWGDLELAFRFDYVNANDFDAKIYGGAANGYSVGLNYHVNSNVKLMLNYNYVDHDRYANGKGKLYIGHDVNGELTKDFTQAVEAKGDGGDDYGIIQARVEIDF, encoded by the coding sequence ATGAAAAAATTAAAATTACAAAGCCTTATTGTTTTATTGTTGATGGCACTCATTCTACCCCTATCGGGAATGGCACAAACAAGAACTATAAAAGGTACTGTTTATGATGAAGACGGAAAACCTCTTTCCGATGTTAAAGTTAGAATTAGAGGCGCTTCTAAAGTAGCCGTTGTTACAGATGCAAATGGTTTCTATACTCTTGAAGTGGATGAATTCACAAGTGAGATTCTATATTTTGATAAAGAAGATTATGACAGAAGAGAAATCGATGTGAAAGGCGAGGATGTTCTGAATGTAAAGTTATATTCTGATGTAAGATATAACGCCTATGGTGCTAAAGTAGACAGGGAGCCTGCCACAGTGGAGTTTCGAAATGGGATTTTAAATTTTGAAACTGCCGACCAGAATTTTAAGCTTTGGTTCGATAATCGTGTTTATGTTGATTTTGCTTATTTCCCTACAAAAGATGTTTACAATCCAATTGGAAATGGGGTGAATATCCGTAGAGCACGATTTGCCATGAAAACTAGAGTACATAAAAACTGGTATGGTGAAATTGACTTAGATTTTGCCGGTTCTGCTATTGAAATGAAGGATATGATAGTAGGTTATTACTTTATGAAAGATGGTAAAGATTATGCACACATTAGAGTAGGTCATTATAAGGAAAACTTCTCTATGGAGACTACTACGACTTCACGTTATGTGACTTTCATTGAGCGTTCTTTAGTAAGTAAAATGGCTCCTTCTCGTCACATTGGTGCTTCTTATACTCAGTGGGGTAAAAAATGGTTATTTATTGGAGGTTTATATTTCCAAGCACAAGGTGAAAATGAAGAAGTGATTTGGTCGCAAGATAAGAACAAAGCCGCAGGACTAGACGAAGGATATTCTGCTACTTTTAGAGGGGTTGTAACACCACTTAATGATAATGAAAAAGTATTACATATTGGTGCAGCTTATTCATACAGAACCCCTAAAACTTCTGCTGAAGTTTATAAAGGATACCGATACAGCACTCGTAGTTTTACATCTATCAATAGAAAGAAATATTTAGATACAGACGATATTGCTAATGTTGAAACTCAACAGCTTTATGGTATTGAATTGGCCGGTGCTTATAAAAACTTCTTCTTTCAATCGGAATATATTGGAACACAATTAAACGGAACTGAGCTTAACAAAGAAGTTGGTGTAGAAAAAGGTTATATCGATGGTGCTTATGCACAAGTAGGATGGCTTATTTTCGGAGGTAAGTATAATTATAACACTAAAGAGGGTGAATTCACTCAAATTACCAGAGGTAAAGATTGGGGAGACTTAGAATTGGCTTTCCGTTTCGATTATGTGAATGCCAACGATTTTGATGCTAAAATATATGGTGGAGCTGCTAATGGCTATTCTGTGGGTCTTAATTATCATGTAAATAGTAATGTGAAATTGATGCTAAACTATAACTATGTGGATCATGACAGATATGCCAATGGAAAAGGTAAACTCTATATTGGTCACGATGTGAATGGTGAATTAACTAAAGATTTTACTCAGGCTGTGGAAGCAAAGGGTGATGGCGGAGACGATTACGGAATTATTCAAGCACGAGTTGAAATCGATTTCTAA